The following proteins are co-located in the Bradyrhizobium sp. AZCC 2176 genome:
- the ybgF gene encoding tol-pal system protein YbgF gives MSSRFLNAAGAAAIAAMLALSVQTSSAQITFPWERSPQGSPQVQAQSDDADLEMRIQRLENQLRQLTGQNEELQYRNRQLEDRLRQLGAAPPAPGGQPAGALPNVAAAPPPVQPGPPQGPQSYPQQAYPQQGARQPQGYPQAQPGYDQQPQIASPAPIVQDPAAPQAGGRRRGDAFDPSQNPNAPGAPRALGGGQMPLSSDAAVGAPGGRGPGEPLNLGGPRDSGGALPPPSAAAPPPRGAGASAALTTLPPSATPKDEFDLGIGYMQRKDYALAEATMKNFAQKYPSDPLIADSQYWLGESYFQRQQYRDAAEAFLGVTTKFDKSGKAPDALLRLGQSLAALKEKEAACAALGEVTRKYPRASAGVKAAVDREQKRVKC, from the coding sequence ATGTCATCCAGATTCCTTAATGCTGCCGGTGCCGCGGCGATCGCCGCGATGCTGGCTTTGTCTGTGCAGACCTCGTCCGCACAGATCACGTTCCCATGGGAGCGTTCTCCGCAAGGCTCCCCGCAGGTCCAGGCGCAGTCCGATGACGCCGATCTGGAGATGCGGATCCAGCGGCTGGAAAACCAGCTCCGGCAACTGACCGGCCAGAACGAGGAATTGCAGTACCGTAACCGCCAGCTTGAGGATCGGCTGCGTCAGCTTGGCGCTGCACCGCCCGCGCCGGGTGGCCAGCCCGCGGGTGCGCTGCCCAACGTGGCCGCGGCGCCGCCTCCAGTTCAGCCCGGCCCGCCGCAGGGGCCACAGAGCTATCCGCAACAAGCTTATCCGCAGCAGGGGGCGCGCCAGCCGCAGGGCTATCCGCAGGCCCAACCCGGCTACGACCAGCAGCCGCAGATCGCGTCGCCCGCGCCGATCGTGCAGGACCCGGCAGCCCCGCAGGCCGGTGGCCGCCGTCGCGGCGATGCCTTCGATCCCAGCCAGAATCCCAACGCCCCCGGCGCGCCGCGCGCGCTTGGTGGTGGCCAGATGCCGCTATCGAGCGACGCTGCGGTTGGCGCCCCCGGTGGGCGCGGTCCGGGCGAGCCGCTCAATCTCGGCGGCCCGCGCGACTCCGGCGGCGCCCTGCCGCCGCCCTCGGCAGCCGCACCGCCACCGCGCGGGGCCGGCGCCAGCGCCGCGCTGACCACGCTGCCGCCCTCGGCCACGCCGAAGGACGAATTCGATCTCGGCATCGGCTACATGCAGCGCAAGGACTATGCACTGGCCGAAGCGACGATGAAGAACTTTGCGCAGAAATATCCGAGCGATCCGCTGATCGCGGATTCGCAATACTGGCTTGGCGAAAGCTACTTCCAGCGCCAGCAATATCGCGACGCCGCCGAAGCGTTCCTCGGCGTGACCACCAAGTTCGACAAGTCGGGCAAGGCGCCCGACGCCCTGCTGCGGCTCGGCCAGTCGCTGGCGGCGCTGAAGGAAAAGGAAGCCGCCTGTGCGGCGCTCGGCGAGGTGACGCGGAAATATCCGCGCGCATCGGCCGGCGTCAAAGCCGCCGTCGACCGTGAGCAAAAGCGGGTTAAGTGCTAA
- a CDS encoding alpha/beta fold hydrolase, which yields MHVSVNGVRLFFDVEGAKLVPDGPVMREKPVLLMLHGGPGFDHSIYRPAYSALADIAQVVYLDHRGNGRSEDGAQECWNLAQWGDDVHGFCDALGIANPIVLGASFGGMVALAYATRHPSHPSKLILISTAAAGDEYLERRVELFERFGGPEVGALARRRLLEQQGHPDQASVEAWMRLAMPHYTRIPRDPDMGRRAINRPQVLQWFTRPGGESHSYNFFPDLGRIQCPTLVLGGEDDPIHPIESQADIVAALPPHLVRFERFADCRHACIQDAPERTLAAIRRFILHPK from the coding sequence ATGCACGTATCCGTGAACGGTGTGCGGCTGTTCTTCGATGTCGAGGGCGCAAAGCTGGTTCCGGACGGCCCGGTGATGCGGGAAAAGCCGGTGCTGTTGATGCTTCACGGCGGCCCCGGCTTCGACCACTCGATCTACCGGCCGGCCTATTCCGCCTTGGCCGACATCGCCCAGGTCGTCTATCTCGACCACCGCGGCAACGGCCGCAGCGAGGATGGTGCGCAAGAGTGCTGGAACCTGGCGCAGTGGGGCGACGACGTGCACGGGTTCTGCGACGCGCTCGGCATCGCCAACCCGATCGTGCTCGGCGCCTCGTTCGGCGGCATGGTTGCACTGGCCTACGCCACGCGCCATCCAAGCCACCCTTCGAAACTGATCCTGATCAGCACCGCGGCTGCCGGCGACGAATATCTGGAGCGGCGCGTCGAGCTGTTTGAACGCTTCGGCGGGCCGGAGGTCGGCGCGCTGGCGCGGCGTCGCCTGCTGGAGCAACAGGGCCATCCTGACCAGGCTTCGGTGGAGGCCTGGATGCGGCTGGCGATGCCGCACTACACACGCATCCCGCGCGACCCCGACATGGGACGCCGTGCCATCAACCGGCCGCAGGTACTGCAATGGTTCACGCGGCCCGGGGGCGAGAGCCACAGCTACAATTTCTTCCCCGACCTGGGTCGCATCCAGTGTCCGACGCTGGTGCTCGGCGGCGAAGACGACCCCATTCACCCGATCGAGAGCCAGGCCGATATCGTAGCAGCGCTGCCGCCGCATCTGGTGCGGTTCGAACGGTTCGCTGACTGCCGGCACGCCTGCATACAGGACGCGCCCGAGCGTACCCTGGCCGCGATCCGCCGCTTCATCCTGCACCCGAAATAA
- the pal gene encoding peptidoglycan-associated lipoprotein Pal: MKYQMRILQGWKLAAVVAVALSMGACAKNNVGADGAMASAATPGSQQDFVVNVGDRVFFESDQTDLSPQAIATLEKQAQWLQTYNRYSFTIEGHADERGTREYNIALGARRAQSVRSYLASRGIDPNRMRTISYGKERPVAVCNDISCWSQNRRAVTVLNAGA, translated from the coding sequence ATGAAATATCAAATGCGTATCCTCCAGGGATGGAAGCTGGCGGCGGTGGTCGCGGTGGCGCTGTCGATGGGCGCCTGCGCCAAGAACAACGTCGGCGCCGATGGCGCGATGGCAAGCGCGGCGACCCCGGGGAGCCAGCAGGATTTCGTCGTCAATGTCGGCGACCGCGTGTTCTTCGAGAGCGACCAGACCGATCTGAGCCCGCAGGCGATCGCCACGCTGGAGAAGCAGGCACAGTGGCTGCAGACCTACAACCGCTACTCCTTCACCATCGAAGGCCATGCGGACGAGCGCGGCACCCGCGAATACAACATCGCGCTCGGCGCACGCCGCGCCCAGTCGGTGCGCAGCTATCTCGCCTCGCGCGGCATCGACCCGAACCGCATGCGCACGATCTCCTACGGCAAGGAGCGCCCGGTGGCGGTCTGTAACGACATCTCCTGCTGGTCGCAGAATCGCCGCGCCGTCACGGTGCTGAACGCCGGCGCCTGA
- a CDS encoding N-acyl amino acid synthase FeeM domain-containing protein → MKAGAEPRNPLFVRGAGLFDRVDYRLIETPEERDALYLMRYRAYLHGGLIMPSESQRVTDRYDDAPNAWTFGIYVDGELCSSLRIHVLTPESRTSFATELFGDVLHPRLDRGEVIVDPARFVADPEKAQRFPELPYLTVRLAYLACEYFNADTGLAQVRAEHLAFYRRVFLQETIAEPRSFPNVLKKVALMACDFPAVRERVLTRFPIMRSSAFERRMLFDRPAERPFFPSAVVESFRRPSIVPNA, encoded by the coding sequence ATGAAGGCTGGAGCCGAACCGCGCAATCCGCTCTTTGTGCGGGGGGCAGGGCTATTTGATCGCGTCGACTACCGGCTCATCGAAACTCCCGAGGAAAGGGACGCTCTGTATTTGATGCGTTACAGAGCCTATCTGCATGGCGGGTTGATCATGCCCTCAGAGTCTCAGCGCGTCACCGATCGTTATGACGATGCGCCCAACGCCTGGACGTTCGGAATCTATGTTGACGGCGAACTTTGCAGTTCTCTCCGCATCCACGTCCTGACGCCGGAATCGCGGACGTCCTTTGCAACTGAATTGTTCGGCGATGTTCTTCATCCTCGCCTCGACCGCGGCGAAGTTATCGTTGATCCGGCTCGGTTTGTTGCAGATCCCGAAAAAGCCCAACGGTTTCCGGAACTGCCCTATTTGACGGTGCGGTTGGCCTATCTGGCATGTGAGTATTTCAACGCCGATACCGGGCTCGCGCAGGTTCGTGCCGAGCATCTGGCGTTTTATCGCCGGGTCTTTCTGCAGGAGACCATTGCCGAGCCGCGTTCTTTTCCGAACGTATTGAAAAAAGTGGCATTGATGGCGTGCGATTTTCCAGCCGTGCGCGAACGGGTCTTGACCCGTTTTCCCATCATGCGCTCGAGCGCTTTCGAGCGACGGATGCTGTTCGATCGCCCGGCTGAGCGCCCCTTCTTTCCGAGTGCGGTCGTTGAATCCTTCCGGCGCCCCTCGATCGTGCCGAACGCCTGA
- a CDS encoding putative bifunctional diguanylate cyclase/phosphodiesterase, translating into MQLANLSGEPDQRQISPKIAAALIDSLFETQGPVHVGIFFLAVAASLTALKTGENLIWVCVGLLLLAGAIRAFDLQRYQACKASLTADEAERWKKRYQIGAMIQAAAIGIWGFVTLLTSDDAVAHMICLSVITGVVSGGAGRAYGRQWIFQLQAAIAFGPTVIALALNGTPYYLAMSVITAAFLVVVMQMSANLHSIFLRALLAREREAALAGQFDTALNNMPHGLCMFRGDGQLAVMNHRFCEMMDLSEDLVQQGASAPDIIAACVIAGSISAASGQMILAEIENSQAKDVITADPDLARNRSLSWAFQPMAGGGAVVLLEDITERRNSEAKISHLARYDELTELPNRVNFRDEIGHLLAAQQGAEQLSALLFVDLDQFKQVNDTLGHPCGDQLLCAVAGRLREMLRPEDFVARFGGDEFVVFQQNIQSPDDAAGLARRIVDRLSERYKIDNHLVEIGASVGIAVTSRGISADTLLKNADMALYRAKADGRGTFCFFRDEMAQIVESRRILELDLRKALANEEFELFFQPLVNLKSGRISTCEALLRWNHPVRGTVSPTDIIPIAEDMGLIVDLGRWILRKACMECMKWPEAVSVAVNFSPQQFHQRDVLSEVRYALEVSGLPANRLEIEITESSLLRNTQLTHDVLSQLHSLGVRISLDDFGTGYSSLSYLHNFPLQKVKIDRSFLEGIDSDRPLTLLRGVARLSADLGMSVVVEGIETNEQLELISADGAVTEAQGYLFSPPVPAVRVRQLLNASHGRRMPDDQIVAVSSRSIA; encoded by the coding sequence ATGCAACTCGCCAATCTGAGCGGAGAGCCGGACCAGCGACAGATATCGCCGAAGATTGCGGCGGCGCTGATCGATTCGCTGTTCGAAACTCAAGGTCCGGTGCACGTCGGCATCTTCTTCCTGGCCGTCGCGGCGAGCCTGACCGCGCTGAAGACCGGCGAAAATCTGATCTGGGTGTGCGTCGGGCTTCTGCTGTTGGCCGGTGCCATCCGGGCTTTCGATTTGCAGCGGTACCAAGCGTGCAAAGCGAGCCTGACGGCCGATGAAGCTGAACGGTGGAAAAAGCGATATCAGATCGGGGCGATGATCCAGGCCGCTGCAATCGGCATATGGGGCTTCGTCACTCTGCTGACCAGCGACGATGCCGTCGCCCACATGATTTGCTTGTCCGTCATTACCGGAGTCGTGTCTGGAGGCGCAGGCAGGGCCTATGGGCGCCAGTGGATATTCCAGTTGCAGGCTGCAATTGCCTTCGGTCCAACGGTTATCGCGCTGGCGCTGAATGGCACGCCCTATTACCTCGCCATGTCAGTTATCACCGCCGCATTCCTTGTCGTTGTCATGCAGATGTCGGCCAATTTGCACAGCATCTTCCTGCGGGCGCTTCTGGCCCGCGAGCGCGAGGCGGCGCTCGCCGGACAGTTCGATACTGCCTTGAACAACATGCCCCATGGTCTGTGCATGTTTCGCGGCGACGGACAGCTTGCGGTGATGAATCACCGCTTCTGCGAAATGATGGATCTGTCCGAAGATCTCGTGCAGCAGGGCGCGAGCGCGCCCGACATCATCGCCGCCTGCGTGATTGCCGGATCGATCTCGGCGGCGAGTGGACAAATGATCCTCGCCGAAATCGAGAATTCACAGGCCAAGGACGTCATCACCGCCGACCCCGACCTCGCCAGAAACCGTTCACTATCGTGGGCCTTCCAGCCGATGGCTGGCGGCGGCGCAGTCGTGCTCCTGGAAGACATTACCGAGCGGCGCAACTCCGAAGCCAAGATCAGCCATCTGGCGCGGTACGACGAACTCACCGAACTCCCCAACCGGGTCAACTTCCGCGACGAGATCGGACATCTTCTGGCAGCCCAGCAGGGCGCCGAGCAGTTGTCGGCGCTGCTGTTCGTCGACCTCGACCAGTTCAAGCAGGTCAACGACACGCTCGGTCATCCCTGCGGCGACCAGTTGCTGTGCGCGGTGGCCGGTCGCTTGCGTGAAATGCTGCGGCCCGAGGATTTCGTGGCGCGCTTTGGCGGCGACGAGTTCGTGGTGTTCCAGCAGAACATCCAGTCCCCCGACGACGCCGCCGGTCTCGCGCGGCGCATCGTCGATCGCTTGAGCGAGCGCTACAAGATCGACAACCATCTGGTCGAGATCGGCGCCAGCGTCGGCATTGCCGTGACCTCGCGCGGCATCAGTGCCGACACGCTGTTGAAGAATGCCGACATGGCGCTCTATCGCGCCAAGGCCGACGGCCGCGGCACCTTCTGCTTCTTCCGCGACGAGATGGCGCAAATCGTCGAGTCCCGCCGTATCCTCGAACTGGACCTGCGCAAGGCGCTGGCCAACGAGGAGTTCGAACTGTTCTTCCAACCACTGGTCAATCTCAAGTCGGGCCGGATATCGACCTGCGAGGCGTTGCTACGCTGGAATCATCCAGTCCGCGGCACGGTGTCGCCGACCGATATCATTCCGATCGCGGAGGACATGGGCTTGATCGTCGATCTCGGCCGCTGGATTTTGCGCAAGGCCTGCATGGAATGCATGAAATGGCCCGAAGCCGTCAGCGTCGCGGTCAACTTCTCGCCGCAGCAGTTCCATCAGCGCGACGTGCTGAGCGAAGTCCGCTATGCACTCGAGGTCTCCGGCCTGCCGGCGAACCGGCTCGAAATCGAGATTACCGAATCCTCGTTGCTGCGTAACACGCAGTTGACGCACGACGTGCTGTCGCAATTGCATTCGCTCGGTGTGCGGATATCGCTCGACGATTTCGGCACCGGCTATTCGAGCCTCAGCTACTTGCACAACTTCCCATTGCAGAAGGTGAAGATCGACCGCTCCTTCCTGGAAGGGATCGATAGCGACCGTCCGCTGACGCTGCTGCGCGGCGTGGCGCGGCTGTCAGCCGATCTTGGAATGTCGGTGGTGGTCGAGGGCATCGAGACCAACGAGCAACTTGAATTGATCAGCGCCGACGGGGCGGTAACGGAAGCGCAGGGCTATCTATTCAGCCCGCCGGTCCCGGCCGTGCGGGTCCGGCAGTTGCTCAACGCGTCGCACGGTCGCCGCATGCCTGACGATCAGATCGTCGCGGTTTCCTCGCGATCGATCGCCTGA
- the tolB gene encoding Tol-Pal system beta propeller repeat protein TolB → MLYRPNRRQIISGMASTGLLVGGFGSAFAQKRVVIPEGEFTPLPIAIPNFVAGTPADAEVGVGMAQVITNNLKRSGLFAPIDQAAHIERITNIDVPPQFQSWKQINAQALVLGRMTRQPNGRVKAEFRLWDVNTAQQLAGQQYDTQAEYWRRIAHIISDQIYERLTGEKGYFDSRVVFVDETGSKERRVKRLALMDQDGANVRYLTKGADLVLTPRFSPSTQEITYMEFGQGDPRVYLLNTDTGQREIVGNFPGMSFSPRFSPDGQRIIMSLQQGGNSNLFVMDLRSKSTTRLTDTPAIDTSPSYSPDGARICFESDRGGKPQIYVMPATGGGAQRISFGEGSYSTPVWSPRGDYIAFTKQGGGQFAIGIMKTDGSGERILTSGFHNEGPTFAPNGRVVMFFREPGGSGGPSLFTVDISGRNELRVPTPGFASDPAWSPLLS, encoded by the coding sequence ATGCTGTATCGTCCGAACCGCCGGCAGATCATTTCTGGAATGGCTTCGACGGGCCTTTTGGTGGGCGGTTTCGGAAGCGCCTTCGCCCAGAAGCGGGTCGTCATTCCGGAAGGCGAGTTCACCCCGCTTCCGATTGCGATCCCGAATTTCGTCGCGGGCACACCGGCGGATGCCGAGGTCGGCGTCGGCATGGCGCAGGTCATCACCAACAATCTCAAGCGCAGCGGGCTGTTCGCGCCGATCGATCAGGCCGCCCACATCGAGCGCATCACCAACATCGACGTCCCTCCGCAATTCCAGAGCTGGAAACAGATAAACGCGCAGGCGCTGGTGCTCGGGCGCATGACGCGCCAGCCCAATGGGCGTGTGAAGGCGGAATTCCGCCTCTGGGACGTCAACACCGCCCAACAACTCGCCGGCCAGCAATATGACACCCAGGCGGAGTATTGGCGGCGCATCGCGCACATCATCTCCGACCAGATCTATGAGCGGCTGACCGGCGAAAAGGGCTATTTCGATAGCCGTGTCGTGTTCGTCGACGAGACCGGGTCGAAGGAGCGCCGCGTCAAGCGGCTGGCGCTGATGGATCAGGATGGCGCCAATGTCAGGTATCTGACCAAGGGCGCCGATCTGGTGCTGACGCCGCGCTTCTCACCGTCGACGCAAGAGATCACCTACATGGAATTCGGGCAGGGCGACCCGCGGGTCTATCTGCTCAACACCGACACCGGACAGCGCGAGATCGTCGGCAATTTCCCCGGCATGTCGTTCTCGCCGCGGTTCTCGCCGGATGGCCAGCGCATCATCATGAGCCTGCAGCAAGGCGGCAATTCGAACCTGTTCGTGATGGATCTGCGTTCGAAATCGACGACGCGGCTGACCGATACGCCGGCGATCGACACCTCGCCGTCCTACTCGCCCGATGGCGCCCGCATCTGCTTCGAATCCGACCGCGGCGGCAAACCGCAGATCTACGTGATGCCGGCCACCGGCGGCGGCGCACAGCGTATCTCGTTTGGCGAGGGCAGCTATTCGACGCCGGTGTGGTCGCCGCGCGGCGACTACATCGCCTTTACCAAGCAGGGCGGCGGACAGTTTGCGATCGGCATCATGAAGACCGACGGTTCGGGCGAACGGATCCTGACCTCGGGCTTCCACAATGAGGGGCCGACCTTTGCGCCGAACGGCCGGGTCGTGATGTTCTTCCGCGAGCCCGGCGGCAGCGGCGGGCCGTCGTTGTTCACCGTCGATATTTCAGGTCGTAACGAATTGCGGGTACCGACGCCCGGCTTCGCCTCCGACCCGGCATGGTCGCCGCTGCTGTCGTGA
- a CDS encoding protein TolA — protein MASVALHVFVLGWVMLSFSTKALEMQPEDSVAVDVISPDQLAKVMAGMKTGKKENPKPLVEKVAEAKPVDDAVGKITEKAPVVTETAPPPQPKVEDKPVEKKPDPPKVVEKPKEEPKQVEKKPDPPKVDPIGETLKKEEKKPPPKPVQAAKPPEPQKQRIVERHFDQNQIAALLDKRDPSRQAATGDTLNSNAALGLSKGAAADNSATWGAMFQRQVERCWKKPYGGIESQKPEAAFAIRLKRDGTLEGSPVPEGVPTTPFLRVYQESALRAIIECQPYKLPAALYEEWKYFAPVFKEKV, from the coding sequence ATGGCATCGGTTGCCCTGCACGTGTTCGTGCTGGGGTGGGTGATGCTGTCGTTCTCGACCAAGGCCCTCGAAATGCAGCCGGAAGATTCGGTCGCGGTCGATGTCATTTCTCCCGATCAGCTGGCCAAGGTCATGGCCGGCATGAAGACCGGCAAGAAGGAAAACCCGAAGCCACTGGTCGAAAAGGTCGCCGAAGCCAAGCCGGTCGATGACGCCGTCGGCAAGATCACCGAGAAAGCGCCTGTAGTGACCGAGACCGCGCCACCGCCGCAGCCGAAGGTCGAGGACAAGCCGGTCGAGAAGAAGCCCGATCCGCCGAAGGTTGTCGAGAAGCCGAAGGAAGAGCCGAAGCAGGTCGAGAAAAAACCTGATCCGCCGAAGGTCGACCCGATCGGCGAAACCCTCAAGAAGGAAGAGAAGAAGCCGCCGCCGAAGCCGGTACAGGCCGCCAAGCCGCCGGAGCCGCAGAAGCAGAGGATTGTGGAACGGCACTTCGATCAGAACCAGATCGCAGCCTTGCTCGACAAGCGTGACCCGTCGCGTCAGGCCGCGACCGGCGACACGCTGAATTCCAACGCCGCGCTCGGCCTTTCGAAGGGCGCGGCTGCGGACAATTCCGCAACCTGGGGCGCGATGTTCCAGCGGCAGGTCGAGCGGTGCTGGAAAAAGCCCTATGGCGGCATCGAATCGCAGAAGCCTGAAGCCGCTTTTGCCATTCGTCTGAAGCGCGACGGCACCCTTGAAGGCTCGCCGGTTCCGGAAGGCGTGCCTACGACGCCCTTCCTTCGCGTCTATCAGGAGAGCGCGCTGCGCGCGATCATCGAATGCCAGCCGTACAAGCTGCCGGCGGCCCTTTACGAGGAATGGAAATATTTCGCGCCGGTGTTCAAGGAAAAAGTCTGA
- a CDS encoding biopolymer transporter ExbD: MAMNMAGSAGGGGGRRGRRRAAVMAEINVTPMVDVMLVLLIIFMVAAPLMTSTIDIDLPVAGGGKQIAANAPPLTLSVKRTGGACNSNVELYLGDTLISANDLLPKIKAIRETRSEAESVVYLRGDKDVCYTDMMKLLGYIRTAGFKANIVIVPEQGS; this comes from the coding sequence ATGGCGATGAACATGGCAGGTTCGGCCGGTGGCGGCGGTGGACGCCGCGGCCGGCGTCGCGCCGCCGTGATGGCGGAGATCAACGTCACGCCGATGGTCGACGTGATGCTGGTGCTGCTCATCATCTTCATGGTGGCGGCGCCGCTGATGACGTCGACCATCGATATCGATCTGCCCGTCGCCGGCGGCGGCAAGCAGATCGCGGCCAATGCGCCGCCGCTGACGCTCTCGGTCAAGCGCACCGGCGGGGCCTGCAATTCGAACGTCGAACTCTATCTCGGAGATACGCTGATTTCGGCCAATGACCTGCTGCCCAAGATCAAGGCGATCCGGGAGACCCGGTCGGAGGCCGAGAGCGTGGTATACCTGCGCGGCGACAAGGACGTTTGTTACACGGATATGATGAAATTATTGGGGTATATTCGGACGGCGGGATTCAAGGCGAATATCGTCATCGTGCCGGAGCAGGGCTCCTGA
- the tolQ gene encoding protein TolQ has product MNPADVAPAALPLVSADVSLISLFLQAHWVVKTVMLGLLACSVWVWAIAIDKIFLYGRTKRAMDRFEQAFWSGQSIEELYRALSAKPTQSMAACFVAAMREWKRSFESQTRSFAGLQMRIEKVMNVSIAREVERLERRLLVLATVGSAGPFVGLFGTVWGIMSSFQSIAASKNTSLAVVAPGIAEALFATAIGLIAAIPATIFYNKFTSEVNRQAQRLEGFADEFSAILSRQIDERA; this is encoded by the coding sequence ATGAATCCCGCCGACGTGGCTCCGGCAGCCCTGCCGTTGGTCTCCGCCGACGTGTCGCTGATCTCCCTGTTTCTGCAGGCCCACTGGGTCGTGAAAACGGTCATGTTGGGGCTGTTGGCCTGCTCGGTCTGGGTCTGGGCGATCGCGATCGACAAGATTTTCCTCTATGGCCGCACCAAGCGCGCCATGGACCGCTTCGAACAGGCCTTCTGGTCCGGTCAATCGATCGAGGAACTCTATCGCGCGCTGTCGGCCAAACCGACGCAATCGATGGCAGCATGCTTCGTCGCGGCCATGCGCGAATGGAAGCGCTCGTTCGAGAGCCAGACCCGCTCCTTCGCCGGATTGCAGATGCGGATCGAGAAGGTAATGAACGTCTCCATCGCCCGCGAGGTCGAGCGGCTGGAACGAAGGCTCCTGGTGCTGGCGACCGTCGGCTCCGCCGGGCCGTTCGTCGGCCTGTTCGGAACCGTCTGGGGCATCATGTCGAGCTTCCAGTCGATCGCGGCCTCGAAAAACACCTCGCTCGCGGTGGTGGCGCCCGGCATCGCCGAAGCGCTGTTTGCGACGGCTATCGGCCTCATCGCGGCCATTCCGGCGACCATTTTCTACAATAAATTCACGTCCGAGGTGAATCGGCAGGCGCAGCGGCTGGAAGGCTTCGCCGACGAATTTTCCGCCATCCTGTCCCGCCAGATCGACGAGCGGGCATGA
- a CDS encoding serine hydrolase domain-containing protein, translating into MKAFMMAAAVVAGFAANAANAAPLPEAKPDDAGFSQQGLARLDDFFAREIAAKRVPGAVVAIARDGKLVQYKAYGQLDPTKGTPMPLDAVFALASMTKPMAAVAGLTLMEQGRLALQAKLADYYPAFAEMKVGVPQPDGSLKLEAQVSPIYIHDLYRHTSGLMYGGRPDSSSPVARQYPEGTAPAIEGDTQAFIDRITKLPLAHQPATVFEYGFSIDVLGAVVEKVSEQRLGDYLAGNVWRPLGMKDATFQPTEAQRARLARPFPNDPLTGKPQAIKLLDTPTKFDCGGACAFATVGDYVRFGQMLLNGGELDGQRILGPKTVHHMISSHLGPDIKNNVANVEPHRGGFGFGLGVAVRTSEGLSSVPGNPGEFTWNGAYGTQFFCDPKERLVVVVGTAAPGELRKYYREQVQDIVYGAMVR; encoded by the coding sequence ATGAAGGCATTCATGATGGCCGCGGCGGTTGTTGCCGGCTTCGCTGCCAATGCGGCGAATGCCGCGCCGCTGCCCGAGGCAAAGCCGGATGACGCTGGATTTTCGCAGCAAGGATTGGCCCGCCTGGACGATTTTTTCGCCCGCGAGATCGCCGCGAAACGTGTGCCCGGCGCCGTGGTTGCGATAGCCCGCGACGGAAAGCTGGTTCAGTACAAGGCGTACGGCCAGCTTGATCCGACCAAAGGCACGCCGATGCCGCTGGATGCCGTGTTCGCGCTTGCCTCCATGACCAAGCCGATGGCCGCCGTCGCCGGCCTGACACTTATGGAGCAGGGCCGCCTGGCGCTTCAGGCAAAGCTTGCCGACTACTATCCCGCGTTCGCCGAGATGAAGGTCGGCGTCCCGCAGCCGGATGGTTCGCTGAAGCTCGAAGCGCAGGTTTCGCCGATCTACATCCACGACCTTTATCGGCACACCTCCGGCCTGATGTATGGCGGACGCCCGGACAGCTCGAGCCCGGTAGCGCGTCAATACCCGGAGGGGACGGCGCCGGCGATCGAGGGCGATACGCAGGCGTTCATCGATCGCATCACGAAGCTGCCGCTGGCGCACCAGCCGGCGACGGTTTTCGAGTACGGCTTCTCGATCGATGTGCTCGGCGCGGTTGTTGAAAAGGTGAGCGAGCAGCGGCTTGGCGACTACCTGGCCGGCAATGTGTGGCGACCGCTCGGCATGAAAGACGCCACGTTCCAGCCCACGGAGGCGCAGCGGGCTCGCCTTGCCCGGCCATTTCCCAATGACCCGCTGACGGGCAAGCCGCAGGCGATCAAACTTCTCGATACACCAACGAAGTTCGACTGCGGTGGCGCCTGCGCGTTTGCAACCGTGGGCGACTATGTGCGTTTTGGGCAAATGCTGCTCAATGGCGGCGAACTCGACGGTCAGCGCATTCTCGGGCCCAAGACCGTGCATCACATGATCTCCAGCCACCTCGGACCTGACATCAAGAACAACGTGGCCAACGTCGAGCCGCATCGCGGTGGCTTTGGCTTCGGTCTTGGAGTGGCCGTGCGCACGAGCGAGGGTCTGTCCTCGGTTCCAGGCAATCCCGGCGAATTCACCTGGAATGGCGCCTATGGCACGCAGTTCTTCTGCGACCCGAAGGAGCGCCTTGTCGTCGTCGTGGGAACGGCGGCGCCCGGCGAACTTCGGAAGTACTATCGCGAGCAGGTCCAGGACATCGTCTACGGCGCCATGGTGCGGTAA